The region CTCTACAGCTCCAGTCCAatcaatccatcaaattTATACAAAAAGCCGGTTGAAAAAGTATTATTAAAAAAACCATTTAGATAGATAGACTACCTTCCACAAACGCTCACTGCACGCTTGGCAATCCCTGATGCCCACATGAAAGACGTCATCGCCTACGACACCAATTCGTCAGTGTGTCACTCGACTACCCTATAAAGAAGGTGGTTCCAAGTTTTGCCTCCCAACGACGTTATAAATTAAATAGATGGTCCGTCCTGAATCCCCAACTTTATTGTTCATTTCAACGATTTCATCAATTTAGCTCTGCCTCAACTTCAGTTCATTGTTCACGTTTCGACCCAAAACAAACTACCAGTCAACACATTCAATATGCCCCTCGTTGTACCCGGAGTCACCAGCCAGCCCGGCAATAAGACCGAAGAATGGCAGAACAAACTCGTGGGGAAGAAGCTCTCCGACACAGAGCACACTGAAACTGTACGTTCCAACTCACTGGTATGATGGTCGCGTGCTGACTTTTGCAGCTCTTTTGCAAGAAACATCTCCCTGAGGAGCATCGCGTCATTTCGCCGGGGCAAATGGTGACTAGGGACTTTAGAGAGGACCGTTTGAATGTGCATTTGAATGAGGAGGGGGCAGTTTCGCACGTCACGCATGGATGAGCAAAGGTGTACAGTTAAGATGAGCCTAGGAAAAATAGTTTAATGTACTCACTTTACCATGTTCTGCCAATTCAGCCGTGTAAATTTGCAAATATTCTACATTTACCGTTTGATGCACAGCTATCGTCCGTCAGTCCCAGCAATTGCATGCCTTCATCAATGCTAGAGCAAAATTACCCCGCCACACCTACAGCGgggcatcaccatcaccaacttttcccccaccaacaccaactccaacgccaaactcaacagtGACACCATCAAAGTCACAACACAATACAACACCGTCAAAATGTTCAAAAAAGAGTACGTCCAGCCATCACCCCCCAAACCATCCCATCTAACAAGAACAGCATAACCGCCTCCCCCAAGCAGAAGCTCAAGTCTTCAGCCCAACGCTCCCTCCGCCAATCCCTCCTATCGACATACCCCCTCCTCACACCACACATCGACGAAATCCTGCCGAAAAAAGCCTCCCTCTCCAGCATGAAGCTCCCTGACCGCAACACCCTCTACGTGCTGGACTCAGAGCCCCTGTTCTACCAGCAGGCCACGTCCGAGATCCTCCCGCACCTGAAGCTGGTGCACCGATTCCCACAGGGTTTCCCCACGATCCGCATAGACAGAGGCGCCATTCGGTTCGTTCTCTCGGGGGCGACGCTCATGGCTCCCGGGCTGACGTCCAAGGGCGGGAGGCTGCCTGTCGATGGGGCCGCGAAGGGACTCG is a window of Pochonia chlamydosporia 170 chromosome 5, whole genome shotgun sequence DNA encoding:
- a CDS encoding PUA domain-containing protein (similar to Beauveria bassiana ARSEF 2860 XP_008601951.1), whose translation is MFKKDITASPKQKLKSSAQRSLRQSLLSTYPLLTPHIDEILPKKASLSSMKLPDRNTLYVLDSEPLFYQQATSEILPHLKLVHRFPQGFPTIRIDRGAIRFVLSGATLMAPGLTSKGGRLPVDGAAKGLEEGKEMEQRVDEEGRWSRELVQGEPVVIMAEGKEEACAVGVLVSGTEEVKAKGKGPVVEDAHFLGDGLWNLGTE